Below is a genomic region from candidate division KSB1 bacterium.
TCAAACCAAACTTTCAAACCCCGCTATTTTTCTCAAAAGCTGCTCATTTCTGAGTTGATCACTCAAGTTCGACTTAGATTTGTCGTTTTGAGTTGATTCTTAGTTTTAATACCGATGTCAATTATTTTGTTGTTTTGAACTGGCTAGTAAACGGTCAAAACCGCAGACACTTATTAAGTTTAAGAATGTCTCATGTTTTGTGATCCAAGTCAGTTCAGTTTAAAGTTCCGCTCTTGGTAACCATGATTAGTCAATAAATGACATCTGGAAATAATAGGATCCTAAATTATTTTGAAAGGAAATAGTATGAATATCAAAAACCGGTTAGGCATAATTTTAATGCTGTGTTTATCAATAAATTGTCAGCCTCAACCTAAGAAGGGTGTTCATGTAGCTGGGGCATTGAGAAAAATGATGTTTGATGCGGATATAAGTGCCAAAATCGATCTGAAATCTCTGGAGAATACTAAAAATTTATATGGCTTGGGTGCACTGGCAAATTTAAAAGGAGAAATCCTCATTTTTGCAGGGGTGCCTTTTATCACTTCTGTTAAAAACGGCATGGTTAAACTGGATCAATCTTACGACCATCAAGCTGCGTTGCTGGTGTATACAGAACAAGCGAATTGGCAACCAATCGATATTCCTGAGAGTATCGTATCCTTAAAGGATCTTGAGATTTTTATATCGAAAGCTTCGGTGGAGTACTCAATTCCTCAGGATCAACCTTATCCTTTTCTCATTCGAGGTAAAGTAAAATCAGCACAGTGGCATGTTATCGATTGGCCAGAAGGAGATACGGAGCACACACACGCAAAGCACAAAGCATCGGGATTACATGGAACAATTGCTGATGAAACAGTCGAAATACTCGGATTTTATTCAGACAAACATCATGGTGTTTTTACTCATCATACCACTAATATACATTTGCACGTAAAAAACCAAGCGGGTAATATTGCCGGCCATCTGGATGAACTTTCATTGGGTAAAGGCATGACTTTGTTCTTACCGGTGAATTGAGAATCCAAATGTAGTTTGTTAAATTCTTACTTGACTAAATGAAAGCACGTGGCCGTGCCTGGGCAAAAAATTGAAGTTAATCCACGTAAGGCATGGCCATACTATTTTAGGATTGAAGAAAAAAATAATTTACGACACTGATGATAGGAGTGTAGTTTGGTACAAAGATGGGAAAAATCTTATAATGAATAGAAAAATGAAAATTCCAATTGATAGGATTTTGCTTTTGGAATAGTGGAAGCAATTCTTTAAAAAAGAAAGACCTCTCTTATTCAAGAGTCAACTGCCAAAGGTTTCCACAAAACGCTTCATGATTACCGTCATTTTGG
It encodes:
- a CDS encoding acetolactate decarboxylase, whose translation is MNIKNRLGIILMLCLSINCQPQPKKGVHVAGALRKMMFDADISAKIDLKSLENTKNLYGLGALANLKGEILIFAGVPFITSVKNGMVKLDQSYDHQAALLVYTEQANWQPIDIPESIVSLKDLEIFISKASVEYSIPQDQPYPFLIRGKVKSAQWHVIDWPEGDTEHTHAKHKASGLHGTIADETVEILGFYSDKHHGVFTHHTTNIHLHVKNQAGNIAGHLDELSLGKGMTLFLPVN